From a region of the Zingiber officinale cultivar Zhangliang chromosome 4B, Zo_v1.1, whole genome shotgun sequence genome:
- the LOC121977978 gene encoding cell division control protein 2 homolog D-like encodes MTVKILMYQLCKGISFCHGHGVLHRDLKPHNLLMDRKTMMLKVADLGLSRAFTIPLKKYTHEVTYLLACIGKHSI; translated from the exons ATGACTGTTAag ATTTTGATGTATCAACTCTGCAAAGGAATTTCATTCTGTCATGGTCATGGAGTGTTGCACAG GGATCTTAAGCCTCACAATCTTTTAATGGACCGCAAGACTATGATGCTAAAAGTTGCCGATCTTGGACTCAGTCGTGCTTTCACCATTCCCCTCAAGAAATACACGCACGAGGTCACATATCTTTTAGCTTGTATTGGAAAGCACAGCATTTGA